The Cyanobium sp. Tous-M-B4 genome contains a region encoding:
- the hrpB gene encoding ATP-dependent helicase HrpB, producing the protein MDGLLAPLLEACRPGATVLLQAPPGAGKTTRVPLALLSGLNLEPGKPGDASGRIWMLEPRRLAAKAAAQRLAAELGEPLGQQVGYSVRLESCISAATRLEVLTDGLFLRRLQANPGLDRVECLIFDEFHERGADTDLSLALVRQARELLRPELRLVLMSATLNLAPLAEQLPGATVLTSEGRCYPVAVSHQPPRPGERLAQQVVRALEQHWLEQRGDGETVLVFLPGLKEIQDCSRAIAATDWGKSTHGVVECVPLHGNLTLETQGRAIGPASSAAGKVVLATSIAESSLTLAGVTLVLDSGLSRRNRFDPGSGLDGLVTVPASQASAEQRAGRAGRLGLGRCLRLWSPAEQQRRPAFDPPELLEVDPLPLALQLAQWGDPLGRDLHWIDPPAPAHLQEARLQLDQLGALGASGRLNSHGQHLAQLGVHPRLAQLLLLGEQLGQLELACGLAVLLSERDPLNRQEAGSDLLRRLDWLGEDRPGDSSQRRLRQLQSQLHRQVRQLGGQGSSPTAAMPVGRSVTLSEAAAALIAAAYPERLALARSGKPGRYLLSGGRGAVLHSDDPLVACPALAVAQLDGQGQDARIQLAIPLDISQLRQLAEHPGGQGQVAVEARWDGEGQRVRCERSLRLGALVLERRSWGEAEPALIRSALVEGLRQLGLEALPWDPVSRQLQQRLSLAHQHLGDPWPDCSPQLLLEQLDEWLGPHLNGLRSRDDLQGLPLGEALWGDAPWSLRPQLDQLLPVALTVPSGRQVKLDYSSGQPVLAVKLQELFGARTNPMVLSGQLAVTVHLLTPAGRPAAITQDLAGFWERNYPEVRKELRGRYPRHPWPEDPCQAEATALTKARLQKGNHRT; encoded by the coding sequence ATTGACGGCCTGCTGGCGCCGCTGCTCGAAGCCTGCAGGCCCGGGGCAACCGTGCTGCTCCAGGCACCCCCTGGAGCAGGTAAAACGACCCGGGTGCCCCTAGCTCTGCTGTCAGGACTGAACCTGGAGCCGGGCAAGCCGGGTGACGCATCTGGCCGCATCTGGATGCTGGAACCCCGTCGCCTGGCAGCCAAAGCGGCAGCCCAAAGGCTGGCGGCCGAGCTCGGTGAGCCCCTCGGCCAGCAAGTTGGCTACAGCGTGCGGCTCGAATCCTGCATCTCAGCCGCCACCCGCCTGGAGGTGCTAACAGACGGCCTGTTTCTGCGGCGCTTGCAGGCAAACCCCGGCCTTGATCGGGTGGAGTGCCTGATCTTTGACGAATTCCATGAGCGCGGCGCCGACACCGACCTATCTCTTGCCCTGGTGCGTCAGGCCAGGGAGCTGCTGAGGCCAGAGCTGCGGCTGGTGCTGATGTCTGCCACCCTCAACCTGGCCCCGCTGGCGGAGCAGTTGCCTGGGGCCACCGTGCTGACTAGCGAAGGGCGTTGCTACCCGGTGGCAGTCAGCCACCAGCCACCGCGACCAGGCGAAAGGCTGGCGCAACAGGTGGTGCGCGCCCTTGAGCAGCACTGGCTAGAGCAGCGCGGCGACGGCGAAACGGTGCTGGTTTTCCTCCCAGGGCTAAAGGAGATCCAGGACTGCAGCAGGGCGATCGCCGCCACCGACTGGGGAAAGTCCACCCATGGGGTCGTGGAGTGCGTTCCCCTGCACGGCAACCTGACCCTGGAGACCCAAGGCCGCGCTATCGGCCCGGCCAGCAGCGCCGCGGGCAAGGTGGTGCTCGCCACTTCCATCGCTGAGAGTTCCCTCACCTTGGCTGGGGTAACCCTGGTGCTCGACAGTGGTCTGAGCCGCCGCAACCGCTTCGATCCGGGCAGTGGACTTGATGGCCTCGTCACCGTGCCCGCCAGCCAAGCCAGCGCTGAGCAACGGGCCGGACGGGCCGGTCGCCTGGGGCTAGGTCGCTGCCTGCGCCTTTGGTCGCCCGCTGAACAGCAGCGCCGTCCCGCTTTCGATCCACCGGAGTTGCTCGAGGTAGATCCCCTGCCCCTGGCCTTGCAACTGGCCCAGTGGGGCGATCCCCTTGGCAGGGACCTGCACTGGATCGACCCACCAGCACCTGCACACCTGCAGGAGGCCCGTCTGCAGCTCGACCAGCTTGGTGCCCTAGGCGCCAGCGGGCGGCTGAACAGCCACGGGCAGCACCTGGCCCAACTGGGGGTGCATCCGCGCCTCGCCCAGCTGCTACTGCTGGGCGAGCAACTTGGCCAACTGGAGCTGGCCTGCGGCCTGGCGGTGCTGCTAAGCGAGCGCGATCCGCTCAACCGTCAGGAGGCCGGCAGTGACCTGCTGCGGCGACTTGACTGGCTAGGGGAAGACCGCCCTGGCGATAGCTCCCAGCGCCGGCTGCGTCAGCTGCAAAGCCAGCTGCACCGCCAGGTCAGGCAACTAGGTGGTCAGGGTTCCAGCCCTACAGCTGCAATGCCTGTTGGCCGATCAGTAACCCTGTCAGAAGCGGCGGCCGCGCTAATTGCCGCCGCCTATCCGGAGCGGCTGGCCCTAGCCAGATCAGGCAAGCCCGGCCGCTACCTCCTCAGTGGCGGCCGCGGCGCCGTGCTCCATTCAGACGATCCCCTAGTGGCCTGCCCTGCTCTGGCCGTTGCCCAGCTGGATGGCCAAGGCCAGGACGCTCGCATCCAGCTAGCGATCCCCCTTGATATCAGCCAACTGCGGCAACTGGCGGAGCATCCCGGCGGGCAAGGCCAGGTCGCAGTGGAGGCGCGCTGGGATGGAGAAGGTCAACGGGTGCGCTGCGAGCGCTCCCTGCGGCTAGGGGCGCTGGTACTTGAGCGCCGCAGCTGGGGCGAAGCCGAACCGGCCTTGATTCGCAGCGCCCTGGTAGAGGGCCTGCGGCAGCTGGGACTGGAAGCTCTGCCATGGGATCCCGTTAGCCGCCAACTCCAGCAACGCCTCAGCCTGGCCCACCAGCACCTAGGCGACCCATGGCCCGACTGCAGCCCCCAGCTGCTACTTGAACAGCTAGATGAATGGCTCGGCCCCCACCTCAACGGCCTCCGCAGCCGCGACGACCTGCAGGGACTACCCCTAGGCGAAGCCCTCTGGGGCGACGCCCCCTGGAGCTTGCGTCCCCAACTCGATCAGCTGCTGCCAGTGGCCCTGACCGTGCCCTCTGGCCGCCAGGTCAAGCTCGACTACAGCAGCGGCCAGCCCGTGCTGGCAGTAAAGCTGCAGGAGCTATTCGGCGCTCGCACAAACCCAATGGTGCTCTCAGGCCAGCTAGCCGTGACCGTGCACCTGCTCACACCGGCCGGCCGGCCAGCAGCGATCACCCAGGATCTGGCGGGCTTCTGGGAGCGCAACTATCCGGAGGTGCGCAAGGAGCTGCGCGGGCGCTACCCCCGTCACCCCTGGCCAGAAGACCCGTGCCAAGCCGAGGCGACGGCCCTTACCAAAGCGAGGCTGCAAAAGGGGAATCATCGAACCTGA